The sequence aattaataaaatttatttttttgagaaaaaattaataaaaattattgagtAACATcagttataaattttatatgaaatgtatattatgatttatgacaAAAGGAATTGATTTTGTTCATTTGCCCTACTTACTCTTTCTTTTGAACTGTCGTCAAGAAAAGAAACTACAAACTAtcaatgaaaaattatgacGATGACGGAAGCATCATCCAAGTAGCCAACAGGGGGATATATACAAAGATGATGGAGGAAAAAATCATTGTTCTTATCTCCAAAAGATCAGAGTCCATGTTTTGCAAGCGTATCAGGATAGACATGTTTCCATGCATGAAATAAAATTAGCTTGAGAAGCAAACTCCATAATAGCTTTGATTTGccaaattgataatataaaataaattatttaacactAGTTGGTAACTATGTAGAAGCGAACTGCACTCCTTTAACCCCAAAAATTAGTCTTACATCAGCTATATATGCTGTGGAGATAtccaatttctttctttttatttttttaaataaaagagcAAGGATGCATCCATAAATTTAGATGTGAATGTGGATTGAATTGAACACAGTTCAGCAGCATATATTGAATTCTGATTTCGTGATATTTTAAGTTTTGCCAATGTACGTGTTAAACTAGAAGAATGCACGGACACGGTTTATATACCAAGCCATGAGCTAgccataaaaaaaactataaatacaCCCCTTCCCCACAAACAGATTGAGttgcatttataaaaaaaaaaaaaagtcaaacagAGAATTAGGCAATAAGCTAAAGATGTCTGACGATTGCAAAGGTAACAACTATGTTCAAATATATAAGATTTGTATATGATCATAGTTTTAATGAATTAGTAACAGTCATAAATTGCAATGAATAATGTCTTGTAACTAATAATTCGAGGGTTTGGCTTGTTATGCAGGTAAGAGCTCATGGCCTGAGCTTGTTGGAGTGCAAGGGACAGTGGCAGAGGCTACAATTGAGAGAGAGAATCCTTTGGTGAATGCTATCATTGTGCCTGAAGGAAACAGGGTCATCACTGATTACCGCTGTGATAGGGTTTGGGTTTGGATCAACAAAGATGGAATTGTCAAGGAAGTTCCACACATTGGATAGAAACTTTTCCCTCTAGCTAGGGTTCAAATAATTGTTTCcagttttatgttattttattcagaaagtttcaGAAATGTCAAAAGTTTAATATAATAAACCAACTAGAGTTGGCCTTGTAAAATGTTTTAGATTCAAAATCTGTTGTTGTCAttgcataaaaaaaagttaatataatCATCTTTTATATgcaatttttactatttttataagCTAATGATTTATTGATAAGATGATCTTAAAGTAAAGAGCACACAAGATTTGTCCTCAAAGATCAAGAAATAATTACATCTGAGTAGGCCTGTATGCACCAATTGCACGGCCCATTCAACCAAAATAACGAAAGAAATACATGTCACTGGACTTTCAAGAATTACATATTTAGtgagtatatatatgtatatatatatatttccaaaGCAATGAAAGCATAACTAACTGATCCAAAACTTCGATGCTTGGTGCTTCATTGCCTGGTTTTGTGAGTTGACTGAGTTCCTTGATGTGCCAGTGCCACTCATTTGCACAGTGCTTATCacattatacatataattttggACATTCTAAATCCAGTGCCTTGTATGTGTTAGAATCTATTAATGATAAGAATTAGTTATGATATGAATTTAAAGAATTAGTTATgatatgaatttaaattataattgatctaaatttttatacatttttttatatttgtgatTATGTTTTGATACACATTCCAGTAGTTTGGAGGAAGTTTTAGCATATTTTAGGTGGATTCAGACTAGAAACTTGTTTGATTCAAATTCatgtatattttttccttttgtattttgtgattttattttgatattttgtccTTAATAATTATGGAGagataataaaaaagattatgtatttatttatggtTTCATATCAATAAAAACTACATgatatcattttcttaattgtAACATTGTACATATCAAACAATTTTTGCAGCATTGCTTCTATCACCCACCGACCGTGATATAAATTGAGAAGAACTATGATTAACTAGATCAATCAAGAACAGAACCAGCTGCATGCAAAAGTTTCTTACCACCAACACTCTATTGAAGCAAAACATGAAGATATTGACATTTCTTTCCCGTATGCATTACACTTACCATCAGAGCTTCAAATTGTATTTTCTAGATTGATCCATGTGGCTTGAACTGTATTTGACACAGCAGCACTATGAGTTTAGCACCACTTGTTAAACATTAAAAAGCTAGCCCATGCCACTAGTTTTATGGCACATCACTGAACACTTATTAGTATGGCACCCACGGATTAAGTTGCCAGTGAATAACTAATTTGGCCCAGTTCAAACTGACATCTAAAGGAGTTATTTCCATAAACTAGTGGTGGGAGAAGTTTTGAAACCAATGACATAATTAAAATCTGGTTTCTTCAATTCTGGTACTTGGATAGAATTTGCACACAAGACAATTGCCATGACACAATTGATTTGAGTAGAATAACCATCACCTCTTAAAGAATCTAACCTCaccatttcaaatatttttgcaaaaatcTTATGTGTGTACTGTTATAAACTTTGGACATGTTGAAGCTATAAGGTGGGTTGGATGGTTAAGAggaaagggaagagaggaaagaTCGTGAGTTTGATCCCTCTGATAACAAAAACTAGCattttaacaattaacatttaccgataaaaaaaacttttggacaTGTGGCCTGAAAACTCTCAATGGTATCTGATAGAAGGGCACTGGTGTACAAAAAAGTACCTCCTCCTTCCGAAGTCTAATACAGAATTGAACATCAAAGTATCCAACAAGAGCTTTTATTAAGCACCTGATTAAGGACAAGTCTGTTAACTCCCATATAACAGTAGATCTGTTATTAAGGACAAGTCTGTAAACTCCCATATAACAGTTCAGTAGCACCAGACTTCAGATGTCACCTTTTAATTCACTCAATCAGATTAGTGCACCATTCAGTGAAAATGCAGCCTTTCTCCTTTCTTTGTAGTTgtgagaatatatatttttttttcccattttttcATGAACAAAAACTGTATAAATAAtttgtacttttttatttaattttcggctatttatttatttctcatctttgttaatatatacatatattgattGACATTTTCTATTTATACTATTTGAGTAATTTGGCCAGTTAAATCATGTAGGATTACTGCAGAGAACAAAAAGCTAGCTGAAGGCCATTGTGGATAGTCCAAAGTTGAGCTTCTAACAAAGAACAACTTCCAATTTTAACCATAAGAACATGCAAAAAGACACCATAATGATCACGCAAAGTAATAACGgctaaatatgaattattttgatgataaaaatatattggaaatatctttaaaaatatttatttagcagttatctttTACATAACACCACAAAACTTCCTCTCCTAGGAgtttcatttactccctttctttctttcacccctcttATCTCATCAGTCCTTATATCTCATCCATGGTAAAACCTTCAATGGTAAGCCTACAAGGCAGGCAAGCAAAATGTATGATGTACTTgaacagatgtgggtagaatagacacctaacttgataaacaaaaatcataaattcatacatcctaggcaaaAGGCAGGGTAGGTCAGATCCCAACCTTATCCaattctgattttattttattttctatttttatcttatctttatcttaatattttatttttattttctttatcttctatctttgtcatttttaatttaaatcttttattttcatctttaaatttttatcttatctaatatatttctttatctttattttaaattctttatctattgtttttaaattgggtttgcattaatccaAATACAAATAGAGTCCTTCTGGATTCGACACTCGTACTTCCGAATACTTTAATATTTGTGACAAATTTAGTGAAAATTCATTCTTAAATAACtcaaatataacattaaaaatatatacacataatattaaaaacaaacaaatataatattggTTCATCCAAAcaagtcataaataaataaaattataaagataatcATTCAACATAACCAGGATTGTTAAGTTGATGTTTTAATTGCTTAACAAGACTTAATTAAAGGTTTACAATTTTTCACTCTCTAATAATCATTCAACATAGGATTTagaatttttcactttttaataGTTAGAGATTAGAGACttagagtatatatatatatccatccTGTATCCAATCCCAATGTTACAACTGTTAGTTGTCTCATTTGCAGATATTGTTGTGAATAGTTATAGGATTTAGATATACTTTATCATCCTTAGTAGCGTACatgttgatataaattatagaaTAGTTATATTTGGacaactaaatattttaaacaccTAATTGAcacattcttttgttttctatctacctctctatttttttggtaaatattaattgttaatattattatttattattattttctatctacctctccattttcttctttcttcttgtaCCAAAATTTTCCTAACTCTCTCTTGGGTCTCTAACAAACATTTCCCCAAATTATAAATGTATATACATTATTGTGATAAGCAATATTATGATCGAGCGAGTAACAGCTTTGTCAACTTGGTTCATGAACATATGAGGTTATATTAATTGGAATTTCGAAGCTATGTGCGTAAAGATTTGAAGGACATGCAATTAATTCAGTAGCAAAGAGTTTCGAAATAGAACACTGTTTGCGTGTCATTGTAAAGTTTGAAAAAtcttatttgtataattttgaCAATATGATATATTAACTTATAGCGTACGTCACGTGTTAGTCGACATAGAAAAATATGCACCGTTCACAACACATAAGATTGCCAGCAGAACAAACTATAAATACCCCCACATATCAACGCATCTATATATATCACGAACAGAAGAATATATTACATTAAGAAAgcccaaaaaaagaagaagatggcGTCCGAGTGCAAAGGTAAATATATATGTTCGCGTGCATTATAATttatacatgagtgtctctgaatttgattattaatttgatgtttgtatttgtaTGTAGGTAAGAGCTCATGGCCTGAGTTGGTTGGAGTGGAAGGAACGGTGGCGGTGGCTACAATTGAGAGGGAGAATCCTTTGGTGGATGCTAACACTGTGCTTAAAGGATCCATCGTCACCGCTGATTTTCGATGTGATAGGGTTCGGGTTTGGGTCACCAAACATGGAATTGTTTATCAGGCTCCAAGAATTGGATAAGAAGTGTTTACACTAAAGCACTTCATATATATGTTATGAGTCATGAATATAATAGTATTTAAATAAGGAGTTATTCTTCCAATTATGttatttgattgaaaataaaaacatgactataagaaatttgttttttcttatttttaattatgttatgcactgcaaataaatatacaaattgtgtgtttcattttctttttgtacGCAATAATTAAACCATTTATATATCTCCAtttgtatattgtttttttttcttttttattgctaGTTAAGCAAATTAAtctgatatattaaaaattgtgtGTTATGActaatgaataaatttttaatattactgGATATGTCATTAAATAATACGTTGTATTCTTTCTTGAGTTTGTTTTAGTgggagaaaataagaaaaaaggacAATAAATGAaggcaataatatatatatatatatatatatatattaaaatggattgggttattattaaaatacttCTTATTACTTGAGCAATTATAATATCTCTTTCTATCCTAGTTGAACAAAACCGTCTCTAATAAAATCTACCTATAATTGGAAGTAAGAATAATTTACgccaataaaataatcaaaagtcaTATTGGCAAATCAAGAAAAGTTTTTCTAATTATTCCAGCAAATTAAGGATtttctacttttaattttttaactgaaGTGGATTAAGAGCACTAATTACTATTTATCTTTAGAATAATATTCTATTCGTGTTTATATTTTTCAGCTGTTACCCaaactaatattattattaagctTGGGATCAAACTAGTTGGTCTAACTTCAAGCTTCTGATTGAACCAAAAATGGGTCACATGGCTGGTTTGAGTTGCTTATCAGATTCGAGATGCAATATATAACTCGAAATAACTCAACTGACTCCTGgctgatttttcaaaaaaaaaaaaatgggagacCCAGTAAACCGATCATATCTTTGTTGTTTAGGACACCAAACCTTCCAAAGAGCAGTTAGTGACACAAACTGTTGTAAGAGATATAAGTTTGATTTAATcataaagagagaaaa comes from Glycine soja cultivar W05 chromosome 20, ASM419377v2, whole genome shotgun sequence and encodes:
- the LOC114401647 gene encoding glu S.griseus protease inhibitor-like — protein: MASECKGKSSWPELVGVEGTVAVATIERENPLVDANTVLKGSIVTADFRCDRVRVWVTKHGIVYQAPRIG